From one Plectropomus leopardus isolate mb chromosome 8, YSFRI_Pleo_2.0, whole genome shotgun sequence genomic stretch:
- the LOC121946873 gene encoding uncharacterized protein LOC121946873, whose product MSSFPSVCKTLHVSPSSREHVCDPVGLIFSQGGCLTHDHGQMLGPELGLMEMSESEYSHFQHLIQAHVEAHNATSNLPDARSQPSTEMVKDTIVISPLSSTQAIDLSSSTDDHSLVMPGEKTPTSYGEVPSFVLARVRGEDSPTGPPTNCSQKRPISAARVCLVKRFDTMCADASSQQDTQSAVLSNSLTTLQQSAEAQEAVRQLQLQKWMKTDRVIGHMPHIVEPNKQRLIIPNGILFNFCPERVFTKTHYTSGSNSTGEQQLDTIGNDVAIPTASGKHGGTHGPQPVKAAPAAPDSAGESRSSTSKRARSHMLLIQRRERHNSKERERRKRIRSYCDELNMLVPFCESDTDKVTTLKWTTTFLRYISETYGNAFRQEFQKTFTNGKRHVLKSSLSLGQFQVSLEMDETLSTPHVVEQ is encoded by the exons ATGTCATCCTTTCCCTCAGTGTGCAAAACCCTCCATGTATCACCTTCATCCAGGGAACATGTTTGTGATCCTGTTGGGTTGATTTTCAGCCAAGGTGGATGTTTAACACACGATCATGGGCAGATGTTGGGACCTGAGCTCGGTCTAATGGAGATGTCAGAGTCTGAATATTCACACTTTCAGCACCTCATCCAGGCACACGTGGAGGCACACAATGCCACTTCAAATTTGCCAGATGCCAGATCCCAACCCTCTACAGAGATGGTGAAAGACACCATTGTGATTTCCCCCTTGTCGTCAACTCAAGCTATTGACCTGTCATCTTCAACTGATGATCACAGTCTGGTGATGCCAGGAGAAAAGACACCAACGTCTTACGGAGAGGTCCCAAGTTTTGTGCTGGCCAGAGTCAGGGGTGAAGACAGCCCGACTGGACCACCTACCAACTGCTCACAAAAGAGACCCATATCGGCTGCTAGAGTTTGCTTGGTGAAAAGGTTTGACACCATGTGTGCTGACGCCTCAAGCCAGCAGGATACTCAGTCTGCAGTTCTCAGCAA TTCTTTGACAACACTTCAGCAGTCTGCAGAAGCTCAAGAAGCAGTCAGACAACTTCAGTTGCAAAAGTGGATGAAAACTGACAGG GTGATTGGCCACATGCCTCACATTGTTGAACCTAACAAACAGAGACTGATCATCCCCAATGGTATCTTATTTAATTTCTGCCCAGAGAGGGTTTTCACAAAAACTCACTACACAAGTGGCAGCAACTCAACAGGGGAGCAGCAGTTGGACACCATAGGAA ATGATGTGGCAATACCCACTGCCTCTGGGAAGCATGGTGGCACACACGGCCCTCAACCTGTCAAGGCTGCTCCAGCTGCCCCAGACTCTGCTGGAGAATCAAGGAGCAGCACCAGCAAAAGAGCTCGATCTCATATGTTGCTTATCCAACGCAGGGAGAGGCACAACAGTAAGGAGAGGGAACGCAG GAAGAGGATTCGTTCGTACTGTGATGAGCTGAACATGCTTGTGCCATTCTGTGAGTCAGATACAGACAAAGTCACCACCCTAAAGTGGACCACTACCTTCCTCAGATACATCAGTGAAACATATGGAAATGCATTCAGACAG GAGTTTCAAAAGACGTTCACTAATGGAAAGAGACACGTCCTTAAATCCAGCCTTTCTTTAGGCCAGTTCCAAGTCTCCCTAGAGATGGATGAGACACTGAGCACTCCTCATGTGGTAGAGCAATGA